A part of Paenibacillus donghaensis genomic DNA contains:
- a CDS encoding HNH endonuclease: MKAVTSRRDQNRYYDRYKRDKGSRAFYRSTAWETARVQALIRDNYLCQHCIKRKKLTPADMVHHIKPLSDYPDLALVLENLLSLCNGCHNKEHGGPGERGEATPVARRARFIVSKGNSEVF, translated from the coding sequence GTGAAGGCAGTGACGAGCAGGCGTGACCAGAACCGTTACTATGACCGCTATAAGCGAGACAAGGGATCAAGAGCGTTCTACAGGTCTACAGCATGGGAGACAGCAAGAGTACAAGCACTCATCAGAGACAACTATCTATGTCAGCACTGCATAAAGCGTAAGAAATTAACTCCTGCTGATATGGTCCATCACATTAAACCCCTGAGTGATTACCCTGATCTTGCTTTAGTACTAGAGAATCTATTAAGCCTCTGTAACGGCTGTCACAACAAAGAGCACGGAGGGCCTGGAGAGAGGGGAGAGGCGACACCAGTAGCCCGGAGGGCGAGGTTTATAGTATCTAAGGGTAACAGCGAGGTCTTCTGA